In a genomic window of Myxococcales bacterium:
- a CDS encoding 5'-nucleotidase C-terminal domain-containing protein, producing MPARPRGGIALALVTVAFVAACPSGQRAPVDRPPPRPRTGTITLSILGTNDLHGAIDRLPILAGYVANLRAARADDGGQVLVVDAGDMFQGTLGSNLNEGVAVVAAYNAIGYDAAAIGNHEFDFGPSGPAVTASGPHDDPRGALRARAAEAAFPFLMANVLDVETGKRPTWDNVLGSFMLEKGPVVVGVIGVTTEATPFTTMPANFVGLAMAKPVLAIAAEAADLRKRGAQVVVVAAHVGSKCADLHDPSDLSSCDQEEELFTMVDALQPGAVDVIVAGHTHAAMAHRLGEVAVIESYSSGRAFGRVDLRINEHGVITGKTIHQPRDLCPEAGGEPVPAAACVVGDYEGRPVMPSAAIAALIEPAQRTAAEVERKPLGVTFTTAIPRAYDLESAEGNLFADLMRAAVPKADLALTNGGGLRADMPAGPLTYGALYEAMPFDNRFALVTLTGAHVRKMISNNLQSGSGIFSWSGLRVTASCTSGTLEVFIKDERGKPIADDRTLTLVTSDFLASGGDGVIGRLKLPDGAVTLTDTIIRDAIAAQLTARGGALAAFDVFDPDHPRLAYPPPRPVRCGAAARPRP from the coding sequence ATGCCAGCTCGCCCTCGCGGCGGTATCGCGCTCGCCCTCGTCACCGTGGCCTTCGTCGCCGCCTGCCCGAGCGGCCAGCGCGCCCCCGTGGACCGACCGCCGCCGCGGCCGCGCACCGGGACGATCACCCTGTCGATCCTCGGCACCAACGACCTGCACGGCGCCATCGACCGGCTGCCGATCCTGGCCGGGTACGTGGCCAACCTGCGGGCCGCGCGCGCCGACGACGGCGGCCAGGTGCTGGTCGTCGACGCCGGCGACATGTTCCAGGGCACGCTCGGCTCGAACCTCAACGAGGGCGTCGCGGTGGTCGCGGCCTACAACGCGATCGGCTACGACGCCGCCGCGATCGGCAACCACGAGTTCGACTTCGGCCCCAGCGGCCCGGCGGTCACCGCCAGCGGCCCCCACGACGATCCGCGCGGCGCCCTGCGGGCCCGGGCCGCCGAGGCCGCGTTCCCGTTCCTGATGGCCAACGTCCTCGACGTCGAGACCGGCAAGCGCCCGACCTGGGACAACGTCCTGGGCTCGTTCATGCTCGAGAAGGGGCCGGTCGTGGTCGGCGTCATCGGCGTGACCACCGAGGCCACGCCGTTCACGACCATGCCGGCCAACTTCGTCGGCCTCGCCATGGCCAAGCCGGTGCTGGCGATCGCCGCCGAGGCCGCCGATCTGCGCAAGCGCGGCGCGCAGGTCGTGGTCGTGGCGGCCCACGTCGGCTCGAAGTGCGCCGACCTCCACGATCCCTCCGACCTGTCCTCGTGCGATCAGGAGGAGGAGCTGTTCACGATGGTCGACGCGCTGCAGCCGGGCGCGGTCGACGTGATCGTCGCGGGCCACACCCACGCGGCCATGGCCCACCGGCTCGGCGAGGTCGCCGTGATCGAGTCCTACTCCAGCGGCCGCGCGTTCGGGCGGGTCGACCTGCGCATCAACGAGCACGGCGTCATCACCGGCAAGACCATCCACCAGCCGCGCGATCTGTGCCCCGAGGCCGGCGGCGAGCCGGTGCCGGCGGCGGCGTGCGTGGTCGGCGACTACGAGGGCCGCCCGGTCATGCCGTCGGCCGCGATCGCCGCGCTGATCGAGCCGGCGCAGCGCACCGCGGCCGAGGTCGAGCGCAAGCCCCTCGGCGTCACCTTCACGACCGCGATCCCGCGCGCCTACGATCTCGAGTCGGCCGAGGGCAACCTGTTCGCCGACCTGATGCGCGCGGCGGTGCCCAAGGCCGACCTCGCGCTGACCAACGGCGGCGGCCTGCGCGCCGACATGCCCGCCGGCCCGCTGACCTACGGCGCGCTGTACGAGGCGATGCCGTTCGACAACCGCTTCGCGCTGGTGACGCTGACCGGCGCCCACGTCCGCAAGATGATCAGCAACAACCTGCAGTCGGGCAGCGGCATCTTCTCGTGGTCGGGCCTGCGCGTGACCGCGAGCTGCACCAGCGGCACGCTCGAGGTGTTCATCAAGGACGAGCGCGGCAAGCCGATCGCCGACGACCGCACGCTGACCCTGGTGACCAGCGACTTCCTGGCGTCGGGCGGCGACGGCGTGATCGGCCGGCTCAAGCTGCCCGACGGCGCCGTGACCCTGACCGACACGATCATCCGCGACGCGATCGCCGCGCAGCTCACCGCGCGCGGCGGCGCGCTGGCGGCGTTCGACGTGTTCGACCCCGACCACCCGCGCCTCGCCTACCCGCCGCCGCGCCCGGTCCGGTGCGGGGCCGCGGCGCGCCCACGGCCCTGA
- a CDS encoding glycosyltransferase family 2 protein: MSILTTVLDLSIVIPAYNEELRITPTLEATAQFLAAHPGTWEIVVVDDGSKDGTVALCERLAAERIPQLRVIASKPNRGKGAAVRTGMLAARGRIRVMCDADGSMPATELPKLIAPVLAGADVAIGSRYAAGAATNTTQPLYRRLWSRLCNQVIQKTLVPGVRDTQCGFKAFTARAADDLFARATIDGWAFDLEILALAKRRGYDVRECGVVWHDDQRSKVSPWKDMWKVIREAVVIKRNLRRGRYGELAPIAG, from the coding sequence ATGTCGATCCTCACCACCGTCCTCGACCTCTCGATCGTCATCCCCGCCTACAACGAGGAGCTCCGCATCACGCCGACGCTCGAGGCCACCGCGCAGTTCCTCGCCGCCCACCCCGGCACCTGGGAGATCGTCGTCGTCGACGACGGCTCCAAGGACGGCACCGTCGCGCTGTGCGAGCGGCTGGCCGCCGAGCGCATCCCGCAGCTGCGGGTGATCGCGTCGAAGCCCAACCGCGGCAAGGGGGCGGCGGTGCGCACCGGCATGCTGGCCGCGCGCGGGCGCATCCGCGTCATGTGCGACGCCGACGGCTCGATGCCCGCCACCGAGCTGCCCAAGCTGATCGCGCCGGTGCTGGCCGGCGCCGACGTCGCGATCGGCTCGCGCTACGCCGCCGGCGCCGCCACCAACACGACCCAGCCGCTGTACCGCCGGCTGTGGAGCCGGCTGTGCAACCAGGTCATCCAGAAGACGCTGGTGCCGGGCGTGCGCGACACCCAGTGCGGCTTCAAGGCGTTCACCGCCCGCGCCGCCGATGATCTGTTCGCGCGCGCGACGATCGACGGCTGGGCGTTCGACCTCGAGATCCTGGCGCTCGCCAAGCGGCGCGGCTACGACGTGCGCGAGTGCGGCGTCGTCTGGCACGACGACCAGCGCTCGAAGGTCTCGCCGTGGAAGGACATGTGGAAGGTCATCCGCGAGGCGGTCGTGATCAAGCGCAACCTGCGCCGCGGCCGCTACGGCGAGCTGGCGCCGATCGCCGGCTGA
- a CDS encoding OmpA family protein: MRRLLALALVTSACAHAAPPPPHALRLDRVVLFQNGIGHFERRGALPDRHLRLVLRPHEVDDVIKTLTVVDRDGQAQQVAAVLPTPDQATGDRVVVDIELSRPVRDLIVSYAVPTAAWKTTYRVAMPERAGGPLLFQAWAMIDNVSEESWDHVQLALATGAPLSFATDLRTPHFVPRPDATGALVAPTATAVVTAARTRGGASDEDHDGIADVDDQCPLGAEDRDGFDEDDGCPDPDNDRDRIPDVDDRCPDEPEVWNGYEDDDGCPDRGRVIVTDAQIQILERIYFGAGATTPAPSSAPILDAIAATLVGNPEIQTVQLAGHAAAGEADPWGLSARRAAAIRAALADRGVQQQLTVRPFGDTSPIDRDPSHNRRVEFAVIERRAERGPSAPTRTLDQRALASTAGAAGTSVEVAGTARWQLADRVTVPRGASTLVSVLSREVTGAGVLLFRPDAGTPGSARHPYRAARIALPAELTVEPGPVAVFAEGSFAGEGVLARTPGGQVTYVPYAVDGGTSVTVEVSGDERPQRLVAVARGIARVQNARVRTTRYTIAASATAPATIYLRHVPTVGYQLGELPPGSERGDDDVLIALPIVPGGDSVLVVEERQPVTRELQLLDAATDLAAYVDGADLPPAVLAAVGAVVSARAALADAEAATAAAQTALADVTEHNGDLERSLTTVAKLPGAEAAQLRARLLKSLTELTARADQLARTIATHRAAEVEARVRLQTAIEALGLEQLTTP; encoded by the coding sequence ATGCGCCGCCTCCTCGCTCTCGCGCTGGTCACCTCGGCCTGCGCCCACGCCGCCCCGCCGCCGCCCCACGCGCTCCGCCTCGATCGCGTGGTGCTGTTCCAGAACGGCATCGGCCACTTCGAGCGCCGCGGCGCCCTGCCCGACCGCCACCTGCGCCTGGTGCTGCGGCCGCACGAGGTCGACGACGTCATCAAGACGCTGACCGTGGTCGATCGCGACGGCCAGGCCCAGCAGGTCGCGGCGGTGCTGCCGACGCCCGACCAGGCCACCGGCGATCGCGTCGTCGTCGACATCGAGCTGTCTCGGCCGGTGCGCGATCTGATCGTGTCGTACGCGGTGCCGACCGCGGCGTGGAAGACCACCTACCGCGTCGCGATGCCCGAGCGCGCCGGCGGCCCGCTCCTGTTCCAGGCCTGGGCGATGATCGACAACGTCTCCGAGGAGAGCTGGGACCACGTGCAGCTGGCGCTGGCCACCGGCGCGCCGCTGTCGTTCGCGACCGACCTGCGCACGCCCCACTTCGTGCCGCGCCCCGACGCCACCGGCGCGCTGGTGGCGCCGACGGCGACCGCGGTCGTGACGGCGGCGCGCACCCGCGGCGGCGCCAGCGACGAGGACCACGACGGCATCGCCGACGTCGACGACCAGTGCCCGCTCGGCGCCGAGGACCGCGACGGCTTCGATGAGGACGACGGCTGCCCCGACCCCGACAACGACCGCGACCGGATCCCCGACGTCGACGACCGCTGCCCCGACGAGCCCGAGGTCTGGAACGGCTACGAGGACGACGACGGCTGCCCCGACCGCGGCCGGGTGATCGTGACCGACGCCCAGATCCAGATCCTCGAGCGCATCTACTTCGGCGCCGGCGCGACGACGCCAGCCCCGTCCTCGGCGCCGATCCTTGACGCGATCGCCGCGACGCTGGTCGGCAACCCCGAGATCCAGACGGTCCAGCTAGCCGGCCACGCCGCCGCGGGCGAGGCCGATCCCTGGGGCCTGTCGGCCCGCCGGGCCGCGGCGATCCGCGCGGCGCTCGCCGACCGCGGGGTGCAGCAGCAGCTGACGGTGCGGCCGTTCGGCGACACCAGCCCGATCGATCGCGATCCCAGCCACAACCGCCGGGTCGAGTTCGCGGTGATCGAGCGCCGCGCCGAGCGCGGGCCGTCGGCGCCGACGCGCACCCTCGACCAGCGGGCGCTCGCGAGCACGGCCGGCGCCGCCGGGACCTCGGTCGAGGTCGCCGGCACCGCGCGCTGGCAGCTCGCGGATCGCGTGACCGTGCCGCGCGGCGCGTCGACGCTGGTGTCGGTGCTGTCGCGCGAGGTCACCGGCGCCGGCGTGCTGCTGTTCCGCCCCGACGCCGGCACGCCCGGCTCGGCCCGTCACCCGTACCGCGCGGCGCGGATCGCGCTGCCGGCCGAGCTCACGGTCGAGCCGGGGCCGGTCGCGGTGTTCGCCGAGGGCAGCTTCGCCGGCGAGGGCGTGCTCGCGCGCACCCCCGGCGGTCAGGTCACCTACGTCCCGTACGCGGTCGACGGCGGCACCAGCGTCACGGTCGAGGTGTCGGGCGACGAGCGGCCGCAGCGCCTGGTCGCGGTCGCGCGTGGGATCGCGCGGGTGCAGAACGCGCGCGTGCGCACGACCCGCTACACGATCGCCGCCAGCGCCACCGCGCCCGCGACGATCTACCTGCGCCACGTGCCGACCGTCGGCTACCAGCTCGGCGAGCTGCCGCCTGGCAGCGAGCGCGGCGACGACGACGTCCTGATCGCGCTGCCGATCGTGCCCGGCGGCGACAGCGTGCTGGTGGTCGAGGAGCGGCAGCCGGTGACGCGCGAGCTGCAGCTGCTCGACGCCGCCACCGACCTGGCGGCCTACGTCGACGGCGCCGACCTGCCGCCGGCGGTGCTGGCCGCGGTCGGGGCCGTGGTCAGCGCCCGCGCGGCGCTGGCCGACGCCGAGGCCGCCACCGCCGCGGCCCAGACCGCGCTGGCCGACGTCACCGAGCACAACGGCGACCTCGAGCGCTCGCTGACCACCGTCGCCAAGCTGCCCGGCGCCGAGGCCGCGCAGCTCCGCGCGCGGCTGCTCAAGAGCCTGACCGAGCTCACCGCGCGCGCCGATCAGCTGGCGCGCACGATCGCCACCCACCGCGCGGCCGAGGTCGAGGCCCGGGTCCGGCTGCAGACCGCGATCGAGGCGCTCGGCCTCGAGCAGCTGACGACGCCGTAG
- a CDS encoding metallophosphoesterase — protein sequence MSITTGLGDRLRDALDAAEARTPGIKHEVSALFAAAHAEASAVLDGQAEHAGLASAAGAWAALHDDVASLDQRAALTGARVEGRLPVHVSADGELWGVGTYENLDPGWTEALIHYLEHRHDRAPFVRAPRVVDIADDATLAIVGDWGTGYWRAGTGAEGVARQVAAGAPDYTIHLGDVYYAGTSDEERAKLVALWPSGRLGSVTLNSNHEMYDGARAYFAALAAPAPFALQGGCSYVALRNRAWLIIGLDTAYFSTSHLYLDGALDEGQLAFLRAQAAAAGDRKIVVVSHHEGLNLAGTATTALWQQVVLGLGKPPVAWYWGHQHNGVVYAPHEGCRPRCVGHGAIPYGDATMFHGSKAALWSESVSAHDADLPERVTNGFARVRLAGPTLTEELVAEDGAVRWAGSIGG from the coding sequence ATGTCGATCACGACCGGACTGGGCGATCGCCTGCGCGACGCGCTCGACGCCGCCGAGGCGCGCACGCCCGGCATCAAGCACGAGGTCTCGGCGCTGTTCGCGGCCGCCCACGCCGAGGCCAGCGCGGTGCTCGACGGCCAGGCCGAGCACGCCGGCCTCGCGTCCGCCGCCGGCGCCTGGGCCGCGCTCCACGACGACGTCGCCAGCCTCGATCAGCGCGCGGCCCTGACCGGCGCGCGCGTCGAGGGGCGGCTGCCGGTCCACGTCAGCGCCGACGGCGAGCTCTGGGGCGTCGGCACCTACGAGAACCTCGATCCGGGCTGGACCGAGGCGCTGATCCACTACCTCGAGCACCGCCACGACCGCGCGCCGTTCGTGCGCGCGCCGCGGGTGGTCGACATCGCCGACGACGCCACGCTGGCGATCGTCGGCGACTGGGGCACCGGCTACTGGCGCGCGGGCACCGGCGCCGAGGGCGTCGCCCGCCAGGTCGCCGCCGGCGCCCCCGACTACACGATCCACCTCGGCGACGTGTACTACGCCGGCACCAGCGACGAGGAGCGCGCCAAGCTGGTCGCGCTGTGGCCGAGCGGCCGCCTCGGCTCGGTCACGCTCAACTCCAACCACGAGATGTACGACGGCGCCCGGGCCTACTTCGCCGCCCTCGCGGCGCCGGCGCCGTTCGCGCTGCAGGGCGGCTGCTCGTACGTGGCGCTGCGCAACCGCGCCTGGCTGATCATCGGCCTCGACACCGCGTACTTCTCGACCAGCCACCTGTACCTCGACGGCGCGCTCGACGAGGGCCAGCTCGCGTTCCTGCGCGCGCAGGCCGCCGCCGCCGGCGATCGCAAGATCGTCGTGGTCTCGCACCACGAGGGCCTGAACCTCGCGGGCACCGCGACGACCGCGCTGTGGCAACAGGTCGTGCTCGGCCTCGGCAAGCCGCCGGTCGCCTGGTACTGGGGCCACCAGCACAACGGCGTGGTCTACGCGCCGCACGAGGGCTGCCGGCCGCGCTGCGTCGGCCACGGCGCGATCCCCTACGGCGACGCGACGATGTTCCACGGCTCGAAGGCCGCGCTGTGGTCCGAGTCGGTGTCGGCCCACGACGCCGACCTGCCCGAGCGCGTCACCAACGGCTTCGCGCGCGTGCGCCTGGCCGGCCCGACGCTGACCGAGGAGCTGGTGGCCGAGGACGGCGCGGTGCGCTGGGCCGGATCGATCGGCGGCTGA
- a CDS encoding MarR family transcriptional regulator: MDLTELIAWFEEAPTDVARLRALGGSLGLELTRRRLDHLARAMAALADAARAPALARAQLTATADPTFQAGYLTAVEDMVRAYQAELGEEDTEREILHYAKTEPYKSALLALADGAETPTEVALTMGRHKSSASRALAALREAGLVAGYAAPDSNERQRPHALTRRGKNIVEGARAGGARRGDVTRSRSSSSEKAAAKKRTPGKGNRAPVAARRTGR; encoded by the coding sequence ATGGACCTCACCGAGCTGATCGCCTGGTTCGAAGAAGCGCCGACCGACGTCGCGCGGTTGCGGGCGCTGGGCGGCTCGCTCGGCCTCGAGCTGACCCGACGCCGCCTCGATCACCTGGCGCGCGCGATGGCCGCGCTGGCCGACGCCGCCCGCGCGCCGGCGCTGGCCCGGGCTCAGCTCACCGCCACCGCCGACCCGACGTTCCAGGCCGGCTACCTCACCGCGGTCGAGGACATGGTGCGCGCGTACCAGGCCGAGCTCGGCGAGGAGGACACGGAGCGCGAGATCCTCCACTACGCCAAGACCGAGCCGTACAAGAGCGCGCTCCTCGCCCTCGCCGACGGCGCCGAGACCCCGACCGAGGTCGCGCTGACGATGGGCCGCCACAAGTCGAGCGCCAGCCGCGCCCTCGCCGCCCTGCGCGAGGCCGGCCTCGTCGCCGGCTACGCCGCGCCCGACAGCAACGAGCGCCAGCGGCCCCACGCCCTCACCCGCCGCGGCAAGAACATCGTCGAGGGAGCCCGCGCCGGCGGCGCCCGGCGCGGCGACGTCACCCGCTCGCGCTCCAGCTCCAGCGAAAAGGCCGCCGCCAAGAAGCGCACGCCCGGCAAGGGCAACCGCGCCCCCGTCGCCGCCCGCCGCACCGGCCGCTAG
- a CDS encoding helix-turn-helix transcriptional regulator yields MNDEEDRGGTAPLDPRAARRPLLIAGAALAAVAVLAALDLLGDLRAGTTALHVVVEGSIAVIGAAGAGVMARRVWRLGRRIHAAEAAVVGLTRDVAAAQADAARWRAEASELVRGLADAIDRQLAAWQLTPSEAEVARLLLKGLSHKEIAGVRDASEATVRQQATSLYRKAGLAGRAELAAFFLEDLLGPR; encoded by the coding sequence GTGAATGACGAGGAAGATCGCGGGGGCACGGCGCCGCTCGACCCGCGCGCCGCCCGGCGACCGCTGCTGATCGCGGGCGCGGCGCTGGCCGCGGTCGCGGTCCTGGCCGCGCTCGATCTGCTCGGCGACCTGCGCGCCGGCACCACCGCGCTGCACGTCGTGGTCGAGGGCTCGATCGCGGTGATCGGCGCGGCCGGCGCCGGCGTCATGGCGCGGCGGGTGTGGCGCCTCGGGCGCCGGATCCACGCGGCCGAGGCGGCGGTCGTCGGGCTCACCCGGGACGTCGCCGCCGCCCAGGCCGACGCCGCGCGCTGGCGGGCCGAGGCCAGCGAGCTCGTGCGCGGGCTCGCCGACGCGATCGATCGCCAGCTCGCGGCGTGGCAGCTCACGCCGAGCGAGGCCGAGGTCGCGCGCCTGCTGCTCAAGGGGCTGTCGCACAAGGAGATCGCCGGCGTGCGCGACGCGTCCGAGGCGACGGTGCGCCAGCAGGCGACGTCGCTCTACCGCAAGGCCGGCCTGGCGGGCCGCGCCGAGCTGGCGGCGTTCTTCCTCGAGGACCTGCTCGGGCCGCGGTGA
- a CDS encoding MBL fold metallo-hydrolase, with the protein MIAACRPPAPTVPGPSVVVAPHRPDEPDAPDGPDGPGPVDLPPAVTWRPITQVADLPRDPPAPGTWRVHLIDVGTGLALLVQGADFRLLYDAGSGDPGERPVRVLDYLAAAIGPSGDGQCASAGSAAPTRRTIDHVVLSHPHLDHGSALDLVLHCYQVDDIWDSGRINDAVFYRDFLTGVAEASGARYHTAALPPADRTLEVKGLPVIIPTTVTWEVFDEGDRIVLGADAAMTILHAEAKARPDPNENTIVLAVELGRTRLLLAGDAESGPRADPSAALGDIEAHLVEEFAAAIDADILQVGHHGSKTSSRAAFLAAVSPTLALVSAGPKLYGGVRLPDDEVIAALAAVGATVLRTDLHDATCPGAPKIGPARGPGGCESWLIDVVDRPAP; encoded by the coding sequence ATGATCGCGGCGTGTCGGCCGCCGGCGCCGACGGTCCCCGGCCCGTCGGTCGTCGTCGCGCCGCACCGCCCCGACGAGCCCGACGCCCCCGATGGGCCTGACGGCCCCGGCCCGGTCGACCTGCCGCCCGCGGTCACGTGGCGGCCGATCACCCAGGTCGCCGACCTGCCGCGCGATCCGCCGGCGCCCGGGACCTGGCGCGTACACCTGATCGACGTCGGCACCGGCCTCGCGCTCTTGGTGCAGGGCGCCGACTTCAGGCTCTTGTACGACGCCGGCTCGGGCGACCCCGGCGAGCGGCCGGTGCGCGTGCTCGACTACCTCGCGGCCGCGATCGGGCCGTCAGGGGACGGGCAGTGCGCCAGCGCTGGCTCCGCCGCGCCGACCCGCCGCACGATCGATCATGTCGTGCTCAGCCACCCGCACCTCGATCACGGCTCGGCGCTCGACCTGGTGCTGCACTGCTACCAGGTCGACGACATCTGGGACTCGGGGCGCATCAACGACGCGGTGTTCTATCGCGACTTCCTGACCGGCGTGGCCGAGGCCAGCGGCGCGCGCTACCACACCGCCGCGCTGCCGCCCGCCGACCGCACGCTGGAGGTCAAGGGCCTGCCGGTGATCATCCCGACGACGGTCACCTGGGAGGTGTTCGATGAGGGCGATCGGATCGTCCTGGGCGCCGACGCGGCCATGACGATCCTGCACGCCGAGGCCAAGGCTCGGCCCGATCCCAACGAGAACACGATCGTGCTCGCGGTCGAGCTGGGGCGCACGCGCCTGCTCCTGGCCGGCGACGCCGAGTCGGGGCCGCGGGCCGATCCGTCGGCCGCGCTCGGTGACATCGAGGCGCACCTGGTCGAGGAGTTCGCGGCGGCGATCGACGCGGACATCCTGCAGGTCGGCCACCACGGCTCGAAGACCTCGAGCCGCGCGGCGTTCCTGGCGGCGGTGTCGCCGACCCTGGCGCTGGTCAGCGCCGGGCCCAAGCTCTACGGCGGCGTGCGCCTGCCCGACGACGAGGTCATCGCGGCGCTCGCGGCGGTCGGCGCGACCGTGCTGCGCACCGATCTGCACGACGCCACCTGCCCGGGCGCGCCGAAGATCGGCCCGGCCCGCGGGCCCGGCGGCTGCGAGTCGTGGCTGATCGACGTCGTCGATCGCCCCGCGCCGTGA
- a CDS encoding GtrA family protein, giving the protein METLHQLRVRLKPLAGAAIGGLAGTVVDVVILSMLCHRGVAVAYAAFAGAMAGAVLCFVANKYVAFGDRRRPDLRQVAAFGGVALATAVLMAVAMHLACDRAHLPYLTAKVVCAAVIFVCWSYPAQRRLVFAPA; this is encoded by the coding sequence ATGGAGACACTTCACCAGCTTCGTGTGCGGCTCAAGCCGCTCGCCGGCGCCGCGATCGGCGGCCTCGCGGGCACCGTGGTCGACGTGGTGATCCTGTCGATGCTCTGTCATCGCGGGGTCGCGGTGGCCTACGCCGCGTTCGCCGGCGCGATGGCCGGCGCGGTGCTGTGCTTCGTCGCCAACAAGTACGTCGCGTTCGGCGATCGCCGGCGCCCCGATCTGCGCCAGGTGGCGGCGTTCGGCGGCGTCGCGCTCGCGACCGCGGTGCTGATGGCGGTCGCGATGCACCTCGCGTGCGACCGCGCCCACCTGCCGTACCTGACCGCGAAGGTCGTGTGCGCCGCCGTCATCTTCGTCTGCTGGAGCTACCCGGCCCAGCGTCGCCTCGTGTTCGCGCCGGCCTGA
- the pheA gene encoding prephenate dehydratase, whose amino-acid sequence MSAPADLSALRARIEAIDHQLLALLAARLAIVDDVLAAKLAAASPVRDRGREELLLGRLRGQAVRLGLDPHEVERMYRVVLDMSVAHQEAAVRARADVPRRVAYQGVEGSYSHLAAQRRYGGRGGGALLTGHDSFRAAAAAVIDGAADLALLPIENSTAGSINETYDLLAHGPLTITGEVVSAVEHCLLALPGVALAQLTIVRSHPQALAQCHQFFAAHPHLRAVVDLDTAGAARAVRDAGDVTQAAIASAAAATTYGLAIVAATIQDERSNATRFVEVGLRPTPVPDATTAKTSLTFALADRPGALGEILSRIAARGLSLTKLESRPLRGTRWQYRFYLDLLGHAAGAAVQAVLAELGELTVELRVLGCYPAAEGPA is encoded by the coding sequence ATGTCCGCGCCCGCCGACCTGTCCGCGCTGCGCGCGCGCATCGAGGCGATCGATCACCAGCTCCTGGCGCTGCTGGCGGCGCGGCTGGCGATCGTCGACGACGTGCTCGCCGCCAAGCTGGCGGCGGCCAGCCCGGTGCGCGACCGCGGGCGCGAGGAGCTCCTGCTCGGACGCCTGCGCGGGCAGGCGGTGCGGCTCGGGCTCGACCCGCACGAGGTCGAGCGCATGTACCGGGTCGTGCTCGACATGTCGGTCGCGCACCAGGAGGCCGCGGTGCGCGCGCGCGCCGACGTGCCGCGCCGGGTCGCGTACCAGGGCGTCGAGGGCAGCTACAGCCACCTCGCGGCGCAGCGTCGCTACGGCGGCCGCGGCGGCGGCGCGCTGCTCACCGGCCACGACAGCTTCCGCGCGGCGGCGGCGGCGGTGATCGACGGCGCGGCCGATCTAGCGCTCTTGCCGATCGAGAACTCCACCGCCGGCAGCATCAACGAGACCTACGATCTGCTGGCCCACGGCCCGCTGACGATCACCGGCGAGGTCGTGAGCGCGGTCGAGCACTGCCTGCTCGCGCTGCCGGGCGTCGCGCTCGCGCAGCTCACGATCGTCCGCTCGCACCCGCAGGCCCTGGCGCAGTGCCACCAGTTCTTCGCCGCGCACCCGCACCTGCGCGCGGTCGTCGACCTCGACACCGCCGGCGCCGCCCGCGCGGTGCGCGACGCCGGCGACGTCACCCAGGCGGCGATCGCCAGCGCCGCCGCGGCCACGACCTACGGCCTCGCGATCGTCGCGGCCACGATCCAGGACGAGCGCTCGAACGCGACCCGGTTCGTCGAGGTCGGGCTGCGGCCGACCCCGGTGCCCGACGCGACGACCGCCAAGACCTCGCTGACGTTCGCGCTGGCCGATCGCCCGGGGGCGCTGGGCGAGATCCTGTCGCGCATCGCCGCGCGCGGGCTGTCGCTGACCAAGCTCGAGTCGCGCCCGCTACGGGGCACCCGCTGGCAGTACCGCTTCTACCTCGACCTGCTCGGCCACGCCGCCGGGGCGGCGGTGCAGGCGGTGCTCGCCGAGCTGGGCGAGCTCACCGTCGAGCTGCGCGTGCTCGGCTGCTACCCCGCGGCCGAGGGCCCGGCCTGA